The following proteins are co-located in the Sphingomonas panacis genome:
- a CDS encoding molybdopterin-dependent oxidoreductase, translating into MSLITRRALVTGGAASAGLLLSGCDQVAQVPALRKILFSGEIMNMGLQRALSNRDALAPEFSATEMSPRFRVNGTHNPNTPDYTAMVAENFAHWRLQVGGLVATPLSLSIAQLRGLPARTQITRHDCVEGWSAIGKWHGPRLATLLTAAGIRDTARYVVFTCADLYGGAPYYESIDLVDAFHPQTILAWALNDHVLDVGHGAPVRLRVERQLGYKHAKYVMRIDAVDSLAKTGLGKGGYWEDHVDYDWYAGI; encoded by the coding sequence ATGAGCCTCATCACCCGCCGCGCACTCGTCACCGGCGGCGCCGCGAGCGCGGGTCTGCTGTTGTCGGGCTGCGACCAGGTCGCTCAGGTGCCGGCACTGCGCAAGATCCTGTTCTCGGGCGAGATCATGAACATGGGGCTGCAACGCGCGCTCTCGAACCGCGATGCGCTCGCGCCCGAATTCAGCGCGACCGAAATGTCGCCGCGCTTTCGCGTCAACGGCACGCACAACCCGAACACGCCCGACTACACCGCGATGGTCGCCGAGAATTTCGCGCACTGGCGCTTGCAGGTCGGCGGGCTGGTGGCGACGCCGCTCAGCCTGTCGATCGCGCAGCTTCGCGGCCTGCCCGCGCGCACCCAGATCACCCGGCACGATTGCGTCGAAGGGTGGAGTGCGATCGGCAAATGGCACGGGCCACGGCTCGCCACCTTGCTCACGGCGGCGGGTATCCGCGATACCGCGCGCTACGTCGTGTTCACCTGCGCCGATCTGTACGGCGGCGCCCCCTATTACGAATCGATCGACCTGGTCGATGCCTTCCATCCGCAGACGATCCTCGCCTGGGCGCTCAACGATCATGTCCTCGACGTCGGCCACGGCGCGCCGGTGCGGCTCAGGGTCGAGCGACAGCTCGGCTACAAGCACGCCAAATACGTGATGCGGATCGACGCGGTCGACAGTCTGGCGAAAACCGGGCTAGGCAAGGGCGGTTATTGGGAAGATCACGTCGATTACGATTGGTATGCCGGAATTTAA
- a CDS encoding DUF6880 family protein yields the protein MAEKASLLLRAMIDFALTRARTKRYPHAARHLESCASLARRIEDFGAWGDHQTYVAELRAQHGRKTGFWSA from the coding sequence ATGGCCGAGAAGGCGAGCTTGCTGCTGCGCGCGATGATCGACTTCGCGCTCACCCGCGCCCGTACCAAGCGCTACCCGCACGCCGCGCGCCATCTCGAAAGCTGCGCGAGTCTTGCGCGGCGGATCGAGGATTTCGGCGCGTGGGGCGATCACCAGACGTATGTCGCGGAGCTGCGTGCCCAGCATGGCCGCAAGACCGGGTTCTGGTCAGCCTGA
- a CDS encoding cytochrome b/b6 domain-containing protein, producing the protein MTIATPSVPADAVPASRTIYRHRVATRVWHWINAITIFIMIGSGLTILNAHPHLYWGAYGANFDHPWLSTIRWPSYVTIPAHYNLAIARRWHLLFALVLAFSLLAYMIASLANRHFQRDLRVRLRELSTAKLWHDFREHLAFRFHDPADPRAYNIFQKLSYVLVIFGLIPTMILTGLAMSPAMDAAWPWLLDLFGGRQSARSVHFIAAAGLTGFIVIHLVLVILAGPLNEVRSMLSGRWRVPEDAA; encoded by the coding sequence ATGACCATAGCCACGCCTTCCGTTCCCGCCGATGCGGTGCCCGCGTCGCGCACGATCTATCGCCACCGCGTCGCGACGCGGGTGTGGCACTGGATCAACGCGATTACGATCTTCATCATGATCGGCAGCGGACTGACGATCCTCAACGCGCATCCGCACCTGTATTGGGGGGCATATGGTGCCAATTTCGATCACCCGTGGCTCAGCACGATCCGCTGGCCAAGCTATGTGACGATCCCGGCGCACTACAATCTCGCGATCGCGCGGCGCTGGCATCTGCTGTTCGCGCTGGTGCTGGCGTTCAGCCTGCTGGCCTACATGATCGCAAGCCTCGCCAACCGCCATTTCCAGCGCGACCTTCGCGTCCGCCTGCGCGAACTTTCGACCGCGAAGCTGTGGCATGACTTTCGCGAGCATCTCGCCTTCCGCTTCCACGATCCCGCCGATCCGCGCGCGTACAACATCTTCCAGAAGCTCTCCTACGTGCTCGTCATCTTCGGGCTGATCCCGACGATGATCCTCACCGGCCTCGCCATGTCGCCGGCAATGGATGCGGCTTGGCCGTGGCTGCTCGATCTGTTCGGCGGGCGGCAATCGGCGCGATCGGTGCATTTCATCGCGGCCGCCGGGCTGACCGGGTTCATCGTCATCCATCTCGTGCTGGTGATTCTCGCGGGACCACTGAACGAAGTGCGATCGATGCTGAGCGGGCGCTGGCGCGTGCCGGAGGATGCGGCATGA
- the rlmN gene encoding 23S rRNA (adenine(2503)-C(2))-methyltransferase RlmN — protein sequence MKPRYMPEMQTASAALMPIPGHIDPVPVPRAAVPRPDGRIDLLGLSKADLRMALETAQLEPKQAKLRAKQLWHWIYNRGVTDFALMTDISKTMQPWLAGRFAISRPEVVEAQVSTDGTRKWLLRAPDGEDYEAVFIPDADRGTLCVSSQVGCTLNCRFCHTGTMRLVRNLTAAEIVGQVMLARDALGEWPSTPEGRMLTNVVMMGMGEPLYNFDAVRDALGIVMDGDGLALSKRRITLSTSGVVPMMARAGTEIGVNLAVSLHGVTKEIRDEIVPLNRKYGIEQLLQACADYPGANNARRITFEYVMLKDKNDSDADARELVRLLKHYNLPAKVNLIPFNPWPGAAYETSTPERVRRFSDIVFEAGISAPVRTPRGRDIDAACGQLKTASEKKSRAELDRLAEEKQAALG from the coding sequence ATGAAACCACGCTATATGCCGGAAATGCAGACAGCTTCAGCCGCCCTCATGCCCATCCCCGGGCACATCGATCCCGTGCCCGTCCCGCGTGCCGCGGTGCCGCGTCCCGATGGCCGCATCGACCTGCTCGGTCTGTCCAAGGCCGATCTGCGCATGGCGCTGGAGACGGCGCAGCTCGAACCCAAGCAAGCGAAGCTCCGCGCCAAGCAGCTCTGGCACTGGATCTACAATCGCGGCGTCACCGATTTCGCGCTGATGACCGACATTTCGAAGACGATGCAGCCGTGGCTCGCGGGTCGCTTCGCGATCAGCCGGCCCGAGGTCGTCGAGGCGCAGGTTTCGACCGACGGCACGCGCAAATGGCTGCTGCGCGCGCCCGACGGCGAGGATTACGAGGCGGTGTTCATCCCCGATGCCGACCGAGGGACGTTGTGCGTGTCGAGCCAGGTCGGCTGCACGCTCAACTGCCGCTTCTGCCACACCGGCACGATGCGGCTGGTGCGCAACCTCACCGCCGCCGAGATCGTCGGGCAGGTCATGCTGGCGCGCGACGCGCTTGGCGAATGGCCGAGCACGCCCGAGGGGCGGATGCTCACCAACGTCGTGATGATGGGCATGGGCGAGCCGCTCTACAATTTCGATGCGGTGCGCGATGCGCTCGGCATCGTCATGGACGGTGACGGTCTCGCGCTGTCGAAGCGGCGGATCACGCTCTCCACCTCGGGCGTGGTGCCGATGATGGCGCGCGCGGGCACCGAGATCGGCGTCAACCTCGCGGTGTCGCTGCACGGCGTCACCAAAGAAATCCGCGACGAGATCGTGCCCTTGAACCGCAAATACGGCATCGAGCAACTGCTTCAGGCCTGCGCGGATTATCCCGGCGCCAACAACGCGCGGCGGATCACCTTCGAATATGTCATGCTCAAGGACAAGAACGACAGCGACGCGGATGCGCGCGAGCTGGTTCGGCTGCTCAAACACTATAACCTCCCCGCCAAGGTCAATCTGATCCCGTTCAACCCTTGGCCGGGCGCGGCCTATGAGACCTCGACGCCCGAACGGGTACGGCGCTTCTCCGACATCGTGTTCGAAGCGGGCATCTCCGCGCCGGTCCGAACCCCGCGCGGCCGCGACATCGACGCCGCCTGCGGCCAGCTCAAGACCGCGAGCGAAAAGAAGAGCCGGGCGGAACTCGACCGGCTCGCCGAAGAAAAACAGGCCGCCCTGGGCTGA
- a CDS encoding outer membrane protein, which produces MQKFLVTAATAALGLGFAAPAFAQDGPPPAPSGAFDGPRVGVLLGYDKLQPGRGPNSDIDSNRKADGLLYGGDIGYDKDLGQIVIGVEGEVTGSTGKVTNAPTSAAALGYGRVKQGRDLYAGVRVGYKVSPTTLVYAKGGYTNGRLDLTASDGVTQTGQHFNLDGYRVGAGVEEAIGRNTYAKIEYRYSNYGNARLEYANGANTNNFDVDTDRHQIAVGVGYRF; this is translated from the coding sequence ATGCAGAAGTTTCTTGTCACCGCCGCCACCGCCGCGCTCGGCCTTGGCTTCGCTGCCCCCGCGTTCGCGCAGGACGGCCCGCCGCCCGCACCGTCCGGTGCGTTCGACGGCCCGCGCGTCGGCGTGCTGCTCGGGTATGACAAGCTTCAGCCCGGTCGCGGCCCGAACTCGGACATCGACAGCAACCGCAAGGCCGACGGCCTGCTCTATGGTGGCGACATCGGCTACGACAAGGATCTCGGCCAGATCGTGATCGGCGTCGAAGGCGAAGTGACCGGCTCGACCGGCAAGGTCACCAACGCACCGACCAGCGCCGCCGCGCTCGGCTATGGCCGCGTCAAGCAGGGCCGCGATCTCTATGCGGGCGTCCGCGTCGGCTACAAGGTATCGCCGACCACGCTGGTTTACGCGAAGGGCGGCTACACCAACGGTCGGCTCGATCTGACCGCGAGCGACGGCGTTACCCAGACCGGCCAGCATTTCAATCTCGATGGCTACCGCGTCGGTGCGGGTGTCGAGGAGGCGATCGGCCGCAACACCTACGCCAAGATCGAATATCGCTATTCGAACTATGGCAACGCCCGGCTCGAATATGCCAACGGCGCCAACACCAACAATTTCGATGTCGACACCGATCGGCACCAGATTGCGGTCGGCGTTGGCTACCGCTTCTAA
- a CDS encoding sulfite exporter TauE/SafE family protein: MTVQAITLAAGAGIFGGAMNALAGGGTFATLPALIALGLPANAANATSNVSLLPGAATSAWAFRDELQPLGGVDVRLLAAITFVGGLAGSLLLVSTPTHLFDLMIPWLLLTAALVIAFGPRAAAGLHRIVTIGPRTLIVGQALLGIYGGYFGGGVGMMLTAAYGLLAHITPRALFAPRTLMLAVANAAASIVFVATGLVRWDAGVPMLLGAVLGGWLGAKLGKRLTPGMVRGWTLAVTIVTTIVFFVRAYG, from the coding sequence GTGACCGTCCAGGCCATCACCCTCGCCGCCGGCGCCGGCATCTTCGGCGGCGCGATGAACGCGCTCGCGGGCGGCGGCACCTTCGCGACGCTGCCAGCGCTGATCGCCCTCGGGCTGCCCGCCAATGCCGCCAACGCCACTTCCAACGTGTCGTTGCTGCCGGGCGCCGCGACCAGCGCCTGGGCGTTTCGCGACGAGTTGCAGCCGCTCGGCGGGGTCGATGTGCGGCTGCTGGCGGCGATCACCTTCGTCGGCGGCCTTGCCGGAAGCCTCCTGCTCGTCTCCACCCCCACGCATCTGTTCGATCTGATGATCCCGTGGCTGCTGCTGACCGCCGCCCTCGTCATCGCGTTCGGGCCGCGTGCGGCGGCGGGGCTGCACCGCATCGTCACGATCGGCCCGCGCACGCTGATCGTCGGACAGGCACTGCTTGGCATCTACGGCGGCTATTTCGGCGGCGGCGTCGGCATGATGCTGACCGCGGCTTACGGCCTGCTCGCGCATATCACGCCACGCGCGCTGTTCGCGCCGCGCACGCTGATGCTCGCGGTCGCGAACGCGGCGGCATCGATCGTGTTCGTCGCGACCGGACTGGTGCGCTGGGACGCCGGCGTGCCGATGCTGCTCGGCGCAGTGCTTGGCGGATGGCTCGGCGCGAAGCTCGGCAAGCGGCTGACGCCCGGCATGGTGCGCGGCTGGACGCTGGCGGTAACGATCGTGACGACGATCGTGTTCTTCGTGCGGGCTTACGGCTGA
- a CDS encoding flavin reductase family protein → MADQHFYEPANGHGLAHDPLNAIIAPRPIGWVSTISANGVRNLAPYSFFTLFNYRPPIIGFSSIGWKDNAANIAATGEFVWNLATRPLADVMNTSSAMVGPEVDEFDLAGIAALPSRLVKPDRVAASPVQFECRATQTLRLESKERRALDTWVMFGEVIGVHIDRALLEDGVYQTGRARAILRGGGPADYFEVGEDNLFKMFRPDQP, encoded by the coding sequence ATGGCCGACCAGCATTTCTACGAACCCGCAAACGGCCACGGCCTTGCGCATGATCCTCTGAACGCGATCATCGCGCCGCGCCCGATCGGCTGGGTGAGCACAATCAGCGCGAACGGCGTGCGCAATCTCGCGCCGTACAGCTTCTTCACGTTGTTCAACTATCGCCCGCCGATCATCGGCTTCTCCTCAATCGGGTGGAAGGACAATGCCGCCAACATCGCCGCAACCGGCGAATTCGTCTGGAACCTCGCGACTCGGCCGCTCGCTGACGTGATGAACACCAGTTCGGCGATGGTCGGCCCCGAAGTCGACGAGTTCGATCTGGCGGGCATCGCCGCGCTGCCGTCGCGGCTGGTCAAGCCCGATCGCGTCGCCGCCAGCCCGGTTCAGTTCGAATGCCGCGCGACTCAGACGCTGCGGCTCGAATCGAAGGAACGGCGCGCGCTCGATACCTGGGTGATGTTCGGCGAGGTGATCGGGGTGCATATCGATCGCGCTTTGCTTGAAGACGGCGTCTACCAGACCGGCCGCGCTCGCGCGATCCTGCGCGGTGGCGGGCCGGCCGACTATTTCGAGGTCGGCGAGGACAACCTCTTCAAGATGTTCCGCCCCGATCAGCCGTAA